The Saliniramus fredricksonii genome segment GAGATCCGGACCCTGCGTGAGGCCCTGGCGAAACCGCGCAAGCATCGCGACATGGCGATTGCGCAGGAGCCGATGCCCAATCACAGCAAGACGCCCGGCGGGCCGAACCAGACCCCGCTGGCCTTCCGGGCCGCATGGGAGCTGGGGGATCGCCCGCGCCGGATCGCGTTGCTCCTGGATGATTGTCAGGAGGAATATAGGCCTTATGCCGGCGAGATCCTTCCGAAACTCGCCCGTATCGTGAACGCGTTTCGCGAACGGCGCGCGCGCAACGAGGGCGTCTGCATCGCCTGGAGCATCTGGAGCCGGCGCTTTGACGATGGCATTTCCAATGCCATGGACCGCTGGTACGGACCGCGCGGGCTCGATCCGGACAATCCCGAGAACGCGGCTTACGTCTTCACCGGCGCGCCCGGGCTCGAGCCGCTCGCCGAGATCGCGCCAACGCCGGAGGAGCGCGACGCGGGCTGGCTCTATCATGGCAAGCATCTCGACATGTTCTGGACCTTCGACGAGGCGGGCCGGTCCTATCTCGACGAGAAGCTGAAGGCGCTCGATATCGATACCATCGTCATCGTCGGGCTGTGGACGGATGAATGCGTGCTCAGCACCGCCTATGCCGGAAATTCGCGCGGATATGACGTCGTGGTCGTCGGCGATGCCGTTGCGACGGCCACGGCCAATCAGGAAATTGCGCTCAAGGTCGCGAGCAGTACGGTGGCCAAGGTGGTCTCGACGGACGAGATCGTGCGCTACCTTGAGGAGGATTTTGTCGCCGGCAAGCCTGGCGCCGTGAAGGGCAAGTCGCATCCGGACGGACGCCGGGAGGGTTAGGCGCTGCCTCGGGCGCATGCCGCAATGAAAGATTGACAATTTTCTCGAAAGCACTCTTTAAACGTGCTCCAAAGTGATGTTTCGGCGCGATGAGGTATGGTTTGCGTGTAAAACGACATGACGATGTTTGCCTGATCTTCGTGCGCCGGCCAGGCATTCTCCCGATCCTGCTCGCGATTCTCACCTTCACGATGCTCACCCTCGCCATACGCAGCTTGCGCAGCGACGATATGGGGGCGGGTGTAGCTCTCCTCGTCCTGAGCGGCGTCTGCGCAATCGGCATGATCGCCATGACCACGTTTCAGGAACTGCGTTTCGATCGTGCTGCGGGGATCGTCGAGCGGCATACCCGCAGCTTCTTCGGTGCGCAGCGGGTCCGTGTCGCGCTTGGCGATATCGAAGCCGTATCGGTCGATCAGGGCGATGGACGACGCGGGCGCCGCTATTATCGCCCGGTTCTTCTCCTGCGCGATCCGCCGGGCGGAAAGTTCGCGCTCGGCAAAACCTTCAGCCCGTTCCGCGAAGCGCTTCACATGACCCGGATGATCGAGGCCTGGCTTGGACAGATGCGCGCGTCAGGACGCCGTGGAAAGCCGGAGCATCATGCCGTCAGGTGGATACCGGCTGACGGGGACAATGATGCGTCGAACAATGACCTGGAGCGCCCGGCCTGACTTTCGTCATGTCGGAACGCGCTCCAGAGCATCATGCCGTCAGGTGGATACCGGCTGACGGGGACAATGATGCGTCGAACAATGACCTGGAGCGCCCGGCCTGACTTTCGTCATGTCGGAACGCGCTCTAGAAGAATGACCGCACGAGCCCGCCGACGAGCAGGTTCCAGCCGTCGATCAGGATGAAGAACAGGATCTTGAAAGGCAGGGCGATCACCGTGGGCGGCATCATCATCATGCCCATCGACATCAGAATCGTCGCAACCATGATGTCGATCACCAGAAAGGGCAGGGCGATGATGAATCCGATCTCGAAGCCGCGGCGCAATTCCGAGATCATGAAGGCGGGGATCAGCACACGCAGTTCCACCTCCTCCCGCGGTTGAATGGTGCCGAAGCTCTCTTCGGCGAGTTCCACGAACATGGCGAGATCCTGCTCGCGCACATGGGTGAGCATGAATTCGCGGAACGGCTCGACCGTGCGTGCGAAGGCTTCCTCTTCGGTGATCTCGTTTTGCAGCAATGGCTGGAGACCGTCCTGCCAGGCCCGGTCGAAAGTGGGGGCCATGACATAGAAGGTCATGAACAGGGCCAGCGAGATCAGCACGAGATTGGCCGGCGTCGATTGCAGCCCGATCCCCGAGCGCAGGAAGGAGAGCGCCACCACGATACGCGTAAAGCTTGTCACCATGATCATGATGCCCGGCGCGATGGAGAGCACCGTGAGCAGGATGATCAACTGGACAATCCGCCCCGTGGTCGAGGCCTCACCATCGGGAATCAGGTCGCCCAGATCAATCGTCTGGGCCTGCGCGGTCTCTGCCGTGAGAAGCCAGACGGCAAGGCCGAGGCCGAGAGTGAGGGCCGGGAATGCGCCGCGCATCGGTGTCATTGCACGACCAGTGTCTCGAGAATGAGCTCGCGCACACGCCCTTCCGAGCGGATCGTGGCGCGCTCCGACAGATCCTCGCGCAGGAATTGCAGGCCGCTGGCCCCTTCGAGGCGGGCAAGGTCGAGGGTGCGCAGATAGGCCATGATGTCGCCCGAGACCTCCGCCGCGAGCCGCGTGCGCGCTGCTTCATCGGGCTCGTCCAGGACGAGGGCGATATCCGCGCGGATGAAGGTCTCCTGTGGATGGCGCAGATTGGTGACGATGGGTTCGAGGCGGAAGAGGCTGGTCCCCGGTTTGTAGCGCATCGGCTCCGGCGCGGGCGTGGTCTTCGTCTGCTCGACGCTCAGCGCCCGCTCATGCACAATGAAGGCGAGGCCCAGCCCGGTGCCTCCGGCGAGAAGGGTAAGGAGGGCGAGCGCGGCGAGAAAACCGCCCCGACCGGGTTTTACGGCTCCCCCGGTATGGTTGCCGGACGGACCCGCCCCGCCCCGTCCCGCCATGCCGGGATCGTAGACGTCCCGATCCGCGATCGTCGTGACGGCCTTGCTCATGACGCGCATCTCCTCCGGTTACGATCCGTGCCAGGGCTCAGAACGGCGTGACGCGGTCGTAGACCTGCTGGCCCCAGCCCGGCTGCTGCACCTCCATCGAGCGCCCGCGCCCGCCATAGGAGATGCGCGCTTCCGCAATCTTCTCGTAGTCGATGGTGTTGCGCGCGGAGATGTCGCGCGGGCGCACGATGCCCGCGACATTGAGCACGCGCATCTCGTAATTCACGCGCACCTCCTGCGAGCCGCTGATCATCAGGTTGCCGTTGGGCAGGACATTGGTAACGACGGCCGCGACGTTCAGATCGATGCGCTCGGAACGATCGATCGTGCCCTGGCCGCGCGAGTTGGTGCCCGAATTCACCCCGGCGCCGAAATCGCCGCCGACGCCCGGTCCGCCGAGATTGCCGCCGAAATCGAAGCCAATATTCGCTCCCGAATCCCGCGAGCGGCCCGTCGCATTGTTGAGGCGGGCCTGATCGGCCATGCGAATCCGTACCGTCACCACGTCGCCGACCTTCAACGCGCGGGCATCGGCGAAGAGGTTTTCCCGGTTGTCGCTCCACAGGGAATGGTAGGCGCGCTCGCTCTGATCCGGGAACGAGCCGGAGGGGAGGGAGGCGTGATAGGCGGTCAGACCGGAGCCGACCGGGGTCATGCCCGGCTCGACGCCGACCTCGGAGAAATCGGTCGCGCAGCCGGCAAGCAGCACTGAGCCGGCCAGCACCGGCATGATGGCGGAACGGGTCTTCATAGGGCATTCTCCTGGTCGAGGGCCGAGCCGGCGACGGTGCGGGTGAGGAGGGCCGCACGGTCCGGTTCCATTTCGTTGAGGATGGCACTGGCCTGACGCGGGTTGAGTTTGGCGATCACGGCGCTGGCGGTCGGGTTATCCATGACGGCAAGCTGGGCGGCTGCCGCGTCGGGACGCATGCGGGCATAGATTTCGATGACGCCTTCCTCGGCGCGGCGCAGGAAATCTTCCCGCCGCGCGAGGTAGTCCTCATAGGCCGCACGCTCGCGGGCGAGATCTTCGAGCCGCGCTTCAATGCGCGCCTCGATTTCGAGCAGCGCCTGCGCCTGCCACGCGGCGCGGGCTTCGCGGGCGGAATCGTGAATGGCTTCGCAATAGCGCAGTTGATCGGAGGCCTGCTCTGCGGGAACGTCCTCGGCAAATGCGGCGGTGCTGACGAGGCTGAGGATGAGGATGAGACATCCGATCCCCGCGAGCCTGTGGCGCAGCCATTCCCCGCAATACGACTTTCGCCTGATGCTCGCTGTTGCTGCCTTGACCATCATTTATGCCGCACCCTATCCATTGCCTGTGGCAGGGTGTAAGCCTTCAAGCTTGCATCAGGCTGGAGCCGGGATGTAGCAGCGATCAACGTGACTTTTTGCGAGGAGGCGCGCTAAACTCGCGCTTCCGCCGGGATCGCCAGAGGGCGCAGCATCCGCATCGGCGGCGCTATCGGTCGCAGCCGCCATGCGCGCGTGAGTGCGAAGGCTGTACGGGATTGCGGGCTGTGGGGGCCTTGAAGGTTGTTTCGCCGGAATCCGGCGGCGCATGCTTAGGGGAGTTGAGGGGCATGGCTGGAATGGGTGGGGAGACGACCCCCCTGAACGTGCTCGTCGTTGACGACGATCTGCTGATCCAGATGGCGCTCGCCGATATGGTCTGCGAACTCGGGCACGCAGCCGAGTCCGTGACTTCGGCGCAGGAAGCGCTTGATCGTGTGCTTGCGGGCGAAGCCGTGGATCTCGTCATCACGGATCACGCCATGCCGGGTATGACCGGTCTTGAACTCGCGCGCAAATTGCGCGCCGAGCGTCCCGAATTGCCGGTCATGCTCGCGACCGGCTTCGATGAGCTTCCAGGTAATGAGCCGGATGACGACTGGCCGCGTCTGCGCAAGCCCTTTCAACGCGAAGAACTCGTCACCCTGATGACCCGTCTTTGCGGCGCGTGACGGGGCCGCAGGGGATCCATGCGGCCCGATCACCGCTTTGCGATTACTCTTGACGGCGCTCCAGGCGCTGCGGCTCGGCCATTTCCGGCGTGCCGAGCCGGCTCGTGCGCTGTTGCGGCGCGGGTTGCGTGACAGGCTCGCGCTGAGCGGCGGGCATGTCCTGCCGACGCAGCGCGACGTCGTAATCATGGGTCACGGGCGGCGGGATCACATGGGTGCGCACGCTGCTGCGCGGCGCGATGCCACCCTGATGCGGGGGCGTGCCATGGCTCCAGCTGTTGCGGCGTGACGTGCGATAGGCAGGCTCGCGATAATCGCGATAGCCGCGTGCCTCAGCCTCATGGACATACGGACCCCGGGTCTCGAATTCGAAGGAGATGAAGGGCAGAATGCCTCCGCGACGCGGCGCGACGGGGCCGCCGAAATCCAGATAGCGCCCCGATACCCAGCCCGTCGCATTGCGCTGGCTGACATTGCACCAGGCGCTCCCGCGCGTGCAGTTATGCACCAGAACGGGGCTGCCACGGCGCAGCACCGTGATCACGGGATACTGGGTCGAGGGGCCCGTGCGCATGTTCAGATCGTTCACCACGACGGCGCGTTGCGCCTGGGCCGATGTGGCCGGCGCGGCGAATGCGAACAGGATTGCGAGTGCCAGAAGGGCAGCGCAGGAGCGCGCGAACCGGTCGAGCCGGCAGGCCCCGCCGCGCATGATGGCAGATGTCGTCTTCATCGGTTGACCTCGCCTCTCATCGTCCCCGGGTCCAGGTCCAGCCCGGAGCAATAAACCGCAAGGATCGCACATGCCGCTGCGGACAGCCCGCCCGCTTCGTCACGCCTGACCCTCCCCGGCTGACGGTGCAGTCTCTCGCTGCGTTCCACAACCTGATGCGAGCGTCGCGCCCCGGCAAGCAAACGTCAAGGGTTCGATGCTAATTTGATGCGTATGAAGCAGAAACAGATCAATTCCGGACAATCGCCGGCGCAGCCGGATCGCCGCCGCCTGCTCACCGCAGGACTCGCCGTACCGACCGGTCTCGTCGCCGCCGCCGGCGCGCTTGCCGCCGGGGCGGGGGCGGCGCAGGCGGGCTCCGGCGCGAGCCCGATGCTGCGTGATGCCCGCGAATTCGGGATCCGACCCGATTCCGAGGCCGATCAGGCCCCCCTGCTGGAGGCGGCGTTGCGGGAAACGACACGCTCCGGAGCCGGCCTGCATCTTCCGCCGGGTCGGTATCTGGTCGCGGAAGCGCGCCTGCCGGACGGGGCGACGCTGGTTGCAGGCGGCGGCGCCGTGCTGGTTCAGGCGGCTGACGCGCCCATCCTTCACGGGCGCGATCTCGCGCATGTGCGCCTCGCGGGGTTCGGCCTCGAGGGCGCTTCCGGTCATGCTGCGCCGCTTCTCCGGCTCGAACAGGTCACGGATTGCCGGTTGCTGGAGATCGCGGTCGACGGCGCAGCCGGCACGGCTTTCGATCTCAGCGGCTGTGGCGGCCTTGTTGCGCAATGCGCGATCAGTGGTGCGCGTATCGCGGTTTTCGCCAACGACTCCAGCGGCCTTGCCGTCACGGGCAATCTGATCCGCGATTGCAGCGATAACGGGATCCTGGTCTGGCGCGCGTCGAAGGGCGATGACGGCACGCGCGTGCATGGCAACCGGATCGAGCGGATCGGCGCGGCGAGCGGCGGGTCGGGTGAATACGGTAATGCCGTCAACATCTTCCGCGCGGGCGGCGTGATCGTCTCCGACAACGTGATCCGCGAATGCGCCTTCTCCGCCATACGCAACAATGCCGGTGACCGGGTGCAGATGATCGGCAACAATTGCGCCGATTTCGGCGAGGTGGGGCTGTTCACGGAATTCGCATTCGAAGGCTGTGTCATCGCCAACAACATCGTCGAGCGGGCGGCGAACGGGATCGTCTCGACCAATCTCAACGATACCGGACGGCTGGCCGTCATCGCGGGCAATATCGTGCGCGGCAGCTTTCGCCGCCCGGACCCGCTCACCGGCGAGATTCTCTACGGCAACGGTATCTATGCCGAAGCAGACGCCGCGGTCACAGGCAATGTCGTCGAGGATGTCGAGGCTGCGGGGATCGGGCTGGGCTACGGGCCGTATCTGCGCGATGTCAGCGCGGCCAACAACGTGCTGCGCGATTGCGGCTACGGTTTCGCCGTGTCCGTCGTCGATGGCGTGGGGCGCGTACAGATCACGGGCAATCTGATCTCCGGAGCGCGCGAGGCGGCGATCATCGGCCTGCGCTGGACGGAGCCGGCGACGGGGGAACTCCTCAATGGGTCAGATACAGTACCCGCGCATGTCCTTCTGAGCGGCAATCACGCGCATTGAGGCGATGCCGGCTCCGGAGGGATGCGCGTCCGACCGATACTTGCTCAAGTCAGAGTTGTTCCCGCGTCGCTTTTCCGGCATGGGGCTTGCATTTTCATGCTGCATTGCAACATATTCTGCATTGCAGAGGATCATGTGATGAAAATGCGGGCAATATCTGACGAAGGTGATGCCGTGCAGGCAAAAGAGCGTCATCGGCTGTATGAAGACGCGATCGCGCTGGTCATCGGGACCCTGCTGGTCGCGCTCGGGATCACCTTCTATGCGCAGGCGGAAATCCTGACGAGCGGGCTCGCCGGGCTCTCGCTTCTGCTCGATTATGCAAGCGGTTACGGGTTCCCGGTGATCTTCTTTCTGATCAATGTGCCGTTCTTTCTGCTGGCGCTGCGGCGTCTGGGGATGGCCGCGACCTTGCGGACCGTGCTCGCGATCGGTCTCGTCTCGGTCTTCACGCGATATACGCCTGAATGGGTGCGCGTCGACGCGATCGCGCCGCTCTATGCAGCCTTGTTCGGTGGTGTGGTGACCGGTGTGGGACTGCTGGTGCTGTTTCGCCATCGAACCGGGCTCGGCGGCGTCAATCTCGTGGCGATCGACCTGCAGGAGCGCTTCGGCCTGCGCGCCGGTTATGTCCTGCTCGGGGTCGATCTCACCATCCTCGTCGCCGCCGCCTTTCACCTGCCGCCTGACAAGCTCGCGCTCTCGGTGCTCGGCGCCGGCGTTCTCAACATGATCCTCGCGCTCAACCACCGCCCGGAGCGCTATCGCGGGCGCAGCTGATCGCGGCGAAGACGCGGTCGGGCGTGGCCGGCATGTCGAGATGCCTGATGCCGTAGGCGCGATAGAGGGCATCGACGACGGCGTTCATCGTGGCCGGCGTGCCGCCGATCGTGCCGGCTTCGCCCGCGCCCTTCATGCCGAGCGCGTTGGTGGTGCAGGGCACGTTGCGCGTCTCGAAATGGAAGTTCGGCAGATCCGCCGCGCGCGGCAGCCGGTAATCCATCAGCGAGGCGGTGACGAGCTGGCCGCTCTCATCAAAAACGACGCGCTCATGCAGCGCCTGGCCGATCCCCTGTGCGAGCCCGCCATGGACCTGGCCGGCAAGGAGGAGCGGGTTCATGGTCATGCCGAAATCGTCGACGATGGTATAGCGCAGGATCTCGGTCTCGCCGGTCTGCGGGTCGATCTCGACCTCGCAGATATGCGTGCCGTTGGGATAGGTCGCCTCCGGTGGCTTCCATTTGAAATGCGTCTTCAGCGATGCGCCCGCATCAGCGGCCTGGGCGGCGATCTCGGTGAAGCCGATCGCCTTGTCGGTGCCTGCGACGCGCACCGTGCCGTCGCTGATCTCGACATCGCTCTCGGCCGCTTCGAGCATCCGCGCGCCTTCCTCCATCAGCTTCCGGGCGAGTTCGCGCGAGGCGCCGTCCACCGCCGCGCCACCGACGGGAACCGAGCGGGAGCCGCCGGTGCCGCCGCCGGTCTCGATCAGGGCCGTATCGCCCTGGATGACGGTGACCTTCTCCAGCGGCAGATCGAGATGTTGCGAGACGAGCTGCGCATAGGCCGTCATGTGGCCCTGGCCGTTCGACTGCGTGCCGATCAGGACCTCGACGCCGCCATCCGCCTGCATGCTGATATCGGCGCGCTCGGGGCTGCCGCCGGCGCAGGCCTCGATATAGGAGGCCATGCCGATGCCGCGCGCCTTGCCCGCCTTCTTCGAGGCGCGCAGCCGCTCCTTGAAGCCGGCCCAGTCGGCCACCTCCATGGCGCGGCGCATGGCGGCTTCGAATTCACCGGAATCATAGATGCGCCCCACTTGCGTTGTGTGCGGCATCGCTTCGGGCTTGATGAAATTCAGCGCACGCACCGCATCCGGGCTCTTGCCGATCTCGCGGGCAACATGCTCGACCAGCCGCTCGATGACATAGGCCGCCTCCGGACGCCCGGCGCCGCGATAGGCGTCGATCGGCGGGGAGTTGGTGTAATACCCGCGTACCCGCGCATGCACGGCGGGAATGTCGTAGCAGCCGGGAGACATGCGCGCGCCGCCCCAGGGGATGAAGGGCGCGAATTGCGAGAGATAGGCCCCGAGATCAGCCGCGATGTCGATCTTCAGCCC includes the following:
- a CDS encoding isochorismatase family protein; this translates as MIDDASEIRTLREALAKPRKHRDMAIAQEPMPNHSKTPGGPNQTPLAFRAAWELGDRPRRIALLLDDCQEEYRPYAGEILPKLARIVNAFRERRARNEGVCIAWSIWSRRFDDGISNAMDRWYGPRGLDPDNPENAAYVFTGAPGLEPLAEIAPTPEERDAGWLYHGKHLDMFWTFDEAGRSYLDEKLKALDIDTIVIVGLWTDECVLSTAYAGNSRGYDVVVVGDAVATATANQEIALKVASSTVAKVVSTDEIVRYLEEDFVAGKPGAVKGKSHPDGRREG
- a CDS encoding MotE family protein gives rise to the protein MMVKAATASIRRKSYCGEWLRHRLAGIGCLILILSLVSTAAFAEDVPAEQASDQLRYCEAIHDSAREARAAWQAQALLEIEARIEARLEDLARERAAYEDYLARREDFLRRAEEGVIEIYARMRPDAAAAQLAVMDNPTASAVIAKLNPRQASAILNEMEPDRAALLTRTVAGSALDQENAL
- the flgH gene encoding flagellar basal body L-ring protein FlgH, encoding MKTRSAIMPVLAGSVLLAGCATDFSEVGVEPGMTPVGSGLTAYHASLPSGSFPDQSERAYHSLWSDNRENLFADARALKVGDVVTVRIRMADQARLNNATGRSRDSGANIGFDFGGNLGGPGVGGDFGAGVNSGTNSRGQGTIDRSERIDLNVAAVVTNVLPNGNLMISGSQEVRVNYEMRVLNVAGIVRPRDISARNTIDYEKIAEARISYGGRGRSMEVQQPGWGQQVYDRVTPF
- a CDS encoding xanthine dehydrogenase family protein molybdopterin-binding subunit; the protein is MDAVASSQRKFGIGQAPKRVEDQRFLTGAGRYTGDMIPEGALMAQVLRASHAHARFTLSGLDEARAMPGVAAILTHADVADLGDLPCPGAVKNSDGSKMPVPPYPVLASDVARHVGDALAFIVAETADQARDAAEAVMVDYEPLEPVVGIEGARAQGASLVWPEFGTNLAFDSHHGDAPKTEKAFAKAHRTVALDIVNNRLIANFMEPRACIAEYDGAHESWTMTVGSQGVHDIRNTIADHILKVDRAKLRVITPDVGGGFGTKIFVYREYPLCAVAARITGRPVAWIGERGEHFLGDAQGRDNLTRAEVALDRRGRFLGLKIDIAADLGAYLSQFAPFIPWGGARMSPGCYDIPAVHARVRGYYTNSPPIDAYRGAGRPEAAYVIERLVEHVAREIGKSPDAVRALNFIKPEAMPHTTQVGRIYDSGEFEAAMRRAMEVADWAGFKERLRASKKAGKARGIGMASYIEACAGGSPERADISMQADGGVEVLIGTQSNGQGHMTAYAQLVSQHLDLPLEKVTVIQGDTALIETGGGTGGSRSVPVGGAAVDGASRELARKLMEEGARMLEAAESDVEISDGTVRVAGTDKAIGFTEIAAQAADAGASLKTHFKWKPPEATYPNGTHICEVEIDPQTGETEILRYTIVDDFGMTMNPLLLAGQVHGGLAQGIGQALHERVVFDESGQLVTASLMDYRLPRAADLPNFHFETRNVPCTTNALGMKGAGEAGTIGGTPATMNAVVDALYRAYGIRHLDMPATPDRVFAAISCARDSAPGGG
- a CDS encoding flagellar basal body-associated FliL family protein, with translation MSKAVTTIADRDVYDPGMAGRGGAGPSGNHTGGAVKPGRGGFLAALALLTLLAGGTGLGLAFIVHERALSVEQTKTTPAPEPMRYKPGTSLFRLEPIVTNLRHPQETFIRADIALVLDEPDEAARTRLAAEVSGDIMAYLRTLDLARLEGASGLQFLREDLSERATIRSEGRVRELILETLVVQ
- the fliP gene encoding flagellar type III secretion system pore protein FliP (The bacterial flagellar biogenesis protein FliP forms a type III secretion system (T3SS)-type pore required for flagellar assembly.), which encodes MTPMRGAFPALTLGLGLAVWLLTAETAQAQTIDLGDLIPDGEASTTGRIVQLIILLTVLSIAPGIMIMVTSFTRIVVALSFLRSGIGLQSTPANLVLISLALFMTFYVMAPTFDRAWQDGLQPLLQNEITEEEAFARTVEPFREFMLTHVREQDLAMFVELAEESFGTIQPREEVELRVLIPAFMISELRRGFEIGFIIALPFLVIDIMVATILMSMGMMMMPPTVIALPFKILFFILIDGWNLLVGGLVRSFF
- a CDS encoding response regulator; protein product: MAGMGGETTPLNVLVVDDDLLIQMALADMVCELGHAAESVTSAQEALDRVLAGEAVDLVITDHAMPGMTGLELARKLRAERPELPVMLATGFDELPGNEPDDDWPRLRKPFQREELVTLMTRLCGA
- a CDS encoding YitT family protein → MKMRAISDEGDAVQAKERHRLYEDAIALVIGTLLVALGITFYAQAEILTSGLAGLSLLLDYASGYGFPVIFFLINVPFFLLALRRLGMAATLRTVLAIGLVSVFTRYTPEWVRVDAIAPLYAALFGGVVTGVGLLVLFRHRTGLGGVNLVAIDLQERFGLRAGYVLLGVDLTILVAAAFHLPPDKLALSVLGAGVLNMILALNHRPERYRGRS
- a CDS encoding TIGR03808 family TAT-translocated repetitive protein; this encodes MKQKQINSGQSPAQPDRRRLLTAGLAVPTGLVAAAGALAAGAGAAQAGSGASPMLRDAREFGIRPDSEADQAPLLEAALRETTRSGAGLHLPPGRYLVAEARLPDGATLVAGGGAVLVQAADAPILHGRDLAHVRLAGFGLEGASGHAAPLLRLEQVTDCRLLEIAVDGAAGTAFDLSGCGGLVAQCAISGARIAVFANDSSGLAVTGNLIRDCSDNGILVWRASKGDDGTRVHGNRIERIGAASGGSGEYGNAVNIFRAGGVIVSDNVIRECAFSAIRNNAGDRVQMIGNNCADFGEVGLFTEFAFEGCVIANNIVERAANGIVSTNLNDTGRLAVIAGNIVRGSFRRPDPLTGEILYGNGIYAEADAAVTGNVVEDVEAAGIGLGYGPYLRDVSAANNVLRDCGYGFAVSVVDGVGRVQITGNLISGAREAAIIGLRWTEPATGELLNGSDTVPAHVLLSGNHAH
- a CDS encoding SH3 domain-containing protein yields the protein MKTTSAIMRGGACRLDRFARSCAALLALAILFAFAAPATSAQAQRAVVVNDLNMRTGPSTQYPVITVLRRGSPVLVHNCTRGSAWCNVSQRNATGWVSGRYLDFGGPVAPRRGGILPFISFEFETRGPYVHEAEARGYRDYREPAYRTSRRNSWSHGTPPHQGGIAPRSSVRTHVIPPPVTHDYDVALRRQDMPAAQREPVTQPAPQQRTSRLGTPEMAEPQRLERRQE